The following are encoded in a window of Magnolia sinica isolate HGM2019 chromosome 11, MsV1, whole genome shotgun sequence genomic DNA:
- the LOC131219536 gene encoding U-box domain-containing protein 4: MVSLAESHSRSPQQTPSSTPQRPQVRSMRTIRSTLFQSDHSSSSFTSNSHPPPSIAPSTQTIDFTLQQLATKHSPYKPSPEPSDLLDLSQAFSDFSAYSSDISGELQRLAAVPPGPDDPPPPHENPDQDPSLESFVQPGDLESIIESCVGELGSLSIDMKRRAAAKLRLLAKNRPENRALIGSSGAIPVLIPLLRCGDPMVQEHAVTALLNLSLHEENKVEITQSGAIKPLIFVLKTGTSVSKQNAACALLSLSLVEDNKITIGACGAIPPLVSLLLTGSNRGKKDALTTLYKLCSVQQNKERAVNAGAVRPLVGLVGEQGSGTMEKAMVVLSSLAGIPGGRTSIVEESGIPVLVEAIEGASGKGREFAVLTLLQLCADSMTNRGLLVREGGIPPLVALSQSGTARAKHKAETLLRYLREQRQDASCSSP, from the exons atGGTCTCTCTGGCCGAGTCCCACTCACGCTCTCCACAACAAACCCCTTCATCCACTCCCCAACGCCCCCAAGTTCGCTCCATGCGCACCATCCGATCCACCCTCTTCCAATCCGACCATTCATCCTCCTCCTTCACCTCCAACTCCCATCCGCCTCCCTCAATCGCCCCTTCCACCCAAACCATCGATTTCACCCTCCAACAACTCGCCACCAAACACTCCCCTTACAAACCATCCCCCGAACCATCCGATCTTCTCGATCTCTCACAAGCCTTTAGTGATTTCTCTGCTTACAGCAGCGACATCTCCGGTGAATTGCAGCGCCTTGCTGCTGTCCCACCTGGCCCAGACGATCCACCACCACCCCACGAAAACCCAGATCAAGATCCCTCTCTTGAATCCTTTGTCCAGCCCGGGGACCTTGAATCAATCATTGAGAGCTGCGTTGGTGAATTGGGCTCCCTTTCGATCGACATGAAGCGCAGAGCTGCAGCTAAGCTGCGCCTCCTTGCGAAGAACCGGCCTGAAAACCGTGCTCTGATTGGGTCATCCGGGGCAATCCCAGTGCTAATTCCTCTCCTCCGGTGCGGAGATCCCATGGTGCAGGAGCATGCAGTGACGGCTCTCCTCAACCTATCGCTCCATGAGGAGAACAAGGTTGAGATCACTCAATCTGGTGCGATCAAGCCGTTGATCTTTGTGCTCAAGACAGGCACGTCGGTATCGAAGCAGAACGCCGCGTGCGCGCTGCTCAGCCTCTCATTGGTTGAGGACAACAAGATCACAATAGGAGCTTGTGGGGCGATCCCGCCGTTGGTTTCGCTGCTCCTGACTGGATCGAACCGTGGGAAGAAGGATGCGCTGACAACATTGTATAAGCTCTGCTCAGTGCAACAGAACAAGGAGCGGGCCGTGAACGCAGGCGCGGTGAGGCCACTGGTGGGTCTGGTGGGAGAGCAGGGGAGTGGGACCATGGAAAAGGCGATGGTGGTATTGAGTAGTTTGGCAGGGATACCGGGGGGAAGAACTTCCATAGTTGAGGAGAGCGGAATCCCAGTGTTGGTTGAGGCAATTGAGGGTGCGTCTGGCAAGGGGAGGGAGTTTGCAGTGCTGACGCTGCTGCAGCTGTGTGCGGACAGCATGACAAACCGGGGGTTGCTGGTGAGGGAGGGCGGGATTCCACCGTTGGTCGCACTGTCCCAGTCCGGCACAGCACGGGCAAAACACAAG GCCGAAACACTTCTTCGGTACTTGCGGGAGCAGCGACAGGACGCATCTTGTTCAAGCCCGTGa